Proteins from a single region of Argopecten irradians isolate NY chromosome 7, Ai_NY, whole genome shotgun sequence:
- the LOC138327729 gene encoding heat shock 70 kDa protein 12A-like, which translates to MADSAKDAQNGDSDNLELEKDQDPTHGQDGATSTPEVEQEVVEVEEDPYKIVAAIDFGTTFSGYAYTFVSNRDVIYTNKNWGQTQGFLLHKTPTSLLLKPDGQFEAFGFEAVSKYNDLSEEEAAEYYYFDRFKMNLYDNKELKTDITLHDTSGKEQLAVDVFAKSLSFMKSHFLRHLSVSLGYEPDPQTVRWVITVPAIWDENAKQFMREAAHKGGLIDTTYSNQLVIALEPEAASLNCRSLPVSTFVQTENEQVSKLTFEPGTKYLVIDAGGGTIDIVAHKVRKDGRIRELFRATGGAWGGTVIDRQFIAMLDKIFGAEFIGAFQHEFPKDYVELLQDFEIKKRGECESVRVSLPYNFCNFRHEGRSVQECIKTYAAAEGGRIKFSSGKLVLSSEVVTDLFCDALKQINEHVSHLLQRPKLKDLKYMFLVGGFAESVRLQNSIRSEFGKQVTVLIPEEASLSVVKGAVAFGCDPSAICQRICRYSYGVGSYLPFEEGEHRDDLKVDSDGMVLCKHIFQTWAETGEVIGHNEIWRETYTPIITNQKGIIFEFFKSSKKRLKYTDEDGVEKCGCLVVEMPDLTGDKERAVDLEVIFGGTEIKVVGYDHTSQTRRETYIDFLST; encoded by the exons ATGGCTGACAGTGCCAAGGACGCACAAAATGGCGACTCTGACAATTTGGAGCTGGAGAAGGACCAAGACCCCACCCACGGACAGGATGGTGCTACAAGTACGCCAGAAGTTGAACAGGAAGTGGTTGAAGTCGAGGAGGACCCTTACAAAATTGTGGCCGCAATAGACTTTGGAACAACGTTTAGTGGCTATGCTTACACGTTTGTGTCCAAtcgtgacgtcatatatacCAACAAAAATTGGGGACAGACCCAAGGGTTTCTTCTCCACAAAACGCCGACATCTCTCCTCCTTAAACCCGACGGTCAGTTCGAGGCGTTTGGCTTTGAGGCGGTGTCCAAATATAATGATCTGTCAGAGGAAGAGGCTGCGGAGTATTACTACTTTGACAGGTTCAAGATGAACTTGTATGATAACAAG GAGCTGAAGACAGACATCACGCTACATGATACGTCCGGTAAGGAACAGCTCGCAGTGGACGTATTTGCAAAATCTCTAAGTTTCATGAAGTCCCACTTTTTACGTCATTTGAGTGTGTCCCTGGGATATGAGCCCGACCCCCAGACCGTCCGCTGGGTTATCACAGTACCTGCTATCTGGGACGAAAACGCTAAGCAGTTTATGAGGGAAGCTGCGCATAAG GGCGGCTTAATTGATACCACGTACAGTAACCAACTCGTCATTGCACTCGAACCGGAAGCAGCATCTCTAAATTGTCGCTCACTTCCGGTTAGCACTTTCGTCCAAACAGAGAATGAGCAAGTGTCGAAGTTGACCTTTGAGCCCGGAACTAAATACCTCGTCATTGACGCAGGAG GCGGGACCATAGACATCGTGGCCCACAAAGTCCGGAAAGACGGCCGGATCCGGGAGCTCTTCCGTGCCACAGGTGGTGCCTGGGGTGGGACAGTCATCGACCGCCAGTTCATTGCCATGCTTGACAAGATTTTCGGCGCCGAGTTCATTGGTGCTTTCCAACATGAATTTCCTAAAGACTATGTCGAACTATTACAGGACTTCGAGATAAAGAAGCGCGGTGAATGTGAAAGTGTGCGCGTGTCTCTCCCATACAACTTTTGTAACTTCCGGCACGAGGGCCGGTCCGTGCAGGAGTGTATCAAGACATACGCTGCGGCGGAAGGTGGGCGAATCAAGTTCTCATCCGGAAAACTTGTGTTGTCTTCTGAAGTTGTCACAGATCTGTTCTGTGACGCACTAAAACAGATAAATGAGCATGTCAGCCATCTTCTTCAAAGACCAAAATTAAAAGACTTAAAATACATGTTTCTAGTTGGAGGATTTGCAGAGTCGGTTCGTCTTCAAAACTCAATACGATCAGAATTTGGAAAACAGGTGACGGTGCTTATACCGGAAGAAGCTAGTTTGTCCGTAGTCAAGGGCGCCGTAGCATTTGGTTGCGACCCTAGCGCCATTTGCCAGCGTATTTGTCGGTACTCTTATGGAGTGGGGTCGTATCTCCCTTTTGAGGAAGGGGAACATAGAGACGACCTAAAGGTCGACTCGGACGGTATGGTGCTATGCAAACACATCTTCCAGACATGGGCTGAAACTGGAGAGGTCATAGGTCATAACGAAATTTGGAGGGAAACATATACACCTATTATTACCAACCAGAAGGgcattatttttgaatttttcaaatcatcAAAAAAGCGACTGAAATACACGGACGAAGATGGCGTTGAGAAATGTGGCTGTCTTGTCGTAGAAATGCCTGATTTGACAGGCGACAAGGAAAGAGCGGTTGACCTCGAGGTCATATTCGGAGGCACAGAGATCAAGGTCGTCGGCTATGATCACACAAGTCAAACCCGCCGGGAAACCTATATAGATTTCCTTTCTACGTAA
- the LOC138327731 gene encoding triadin-like isoform X1: MAATTANPAQQILGEISKGPKLQKHVEVTEKNVLPSKEDVKVEKSHREFLTTVESFDAGQLSPTKTRERIILPDSLMLKEEKARHIHLVSISGFPRTDLKQTLLNEKSTLPDVSTINQERTETEHRENLQKFDRNSLKKSNIAEKNPLPDLTAIQQEKTEVELRQNVENFNKGGLKHVTPCENSPVVEAKLVHNVKKFDPSQLKHTETAEKNPLPDQDAIMEEKKEQTFRKSVTEFDKSGLKHADTVEKQASLPGAKEIAEEKKDAGLKTEIKSFSRESLKQSNTEEKIVLPDVEVIQAEKKEKEFRKSIEEFNHKKLKRSHTYERNSLPTWKAISLEKQEAEFRKSLTDFDKAKLAKTTVNEKNPLPDPSAIESEKREMEYQNSIKNFKKESMKRTDVHEKNRLPSQEDINAEKKGK, encoded by the exons ATGGCAGCCACAACAGCAAACCCAGCCCAGCAGATCTTAGGAGAAATCAGCAAAGGTCCCAAACTACAAAAACATGTAGAGGTTACAGAAAAGAATGTCCTTCCTAGCAAAGAAG ATGTAAAGGTAGAGAAAAGTCACCGAGAATTCCTGACAACCGTGGAGAGCTTCGACGCTGGTCAGCTCTCGCCTACAAAAACAAGGGAGAGAATCATTCTACCGGACAGTCTGA TGTTAAAGGAGGAGAAGGCTCGCCACATCCACCTGGTCAGCATCTCTGGCTTCCCAAGAACAGACCTCAAACAGACCCTCCTCAACGAGAAGTCCACCCTACCCGACGTCTCTA CCATAAACCAGGAGAGGACCGAAACCGAACATAGAGAGAATTTGCAGAAGTTTGATCGAAACAGTCTAAAGAAATCCAATATTGCAGAAAAAAATCCCCTCCCTGACTTGACGG CCATTCAACAAGAAAAGACTGAGGTTGAACTTAGACAAAATGTAGAAAACTTCAACAAAGGAGGACTGAAGCATGTGACGCCATGCGAGAACAGCCCCGTCGTCGAGGCTAAATTGGTACACAATGTCAAAAAATTTGATCCCTCCCAGCTAAAACACACAGAGACGGCTGAGAAGAACCCACTCCCCGACCAAGATG cCATCATGGAGGAGAAGAAGGAGCAGACGTTTAGGAAATCTGTGACAGAATTTGACAAGTCTGGTCTGAAGCATGCGGATACTGTAGAGAAGCAAGCTAGCCTGCCAGGGGCCAAAG AAATTGCAGAAGAGAAAAAGGACGCAGGACTTAAGACAGAAATTAAGAGCTTTTCCCGCGAGAGTCTGAAACAATCCAACACGGAAGAAAAAATTGTTCTTCCCGACGTGGAAG TGATCCAGGCTgagaagaaagagaaagaaTTCAGGAAGTCCATCGAGGAATTCAATCATAAGAAACTCAAACGATCTCACACATATGAGAGAAATAGTTTGCCTACTTGGAAGG CCATAAGCTTGGAGAAACAGGAAGCAGAATTCAGAAAGTCGCTAACTGACTTTGACAAAGCCAAGCTTGCGAAAACTACAGTTAATGAGAAGAACCCTCTCCCCGACCCATCTG CAATTGAATCAGAGAAGAGAGAAATGGAGTATCAAAACTCaatcaaaaatttcaaaaaggaAAGTATGAAACGGACAGATGTTCATGAGAAAAACCGACTACCCTCCCAAGAAG ATATCAATGCAGAAAAGAAGGGAAAGTAA
- the LOC138327731 gene encoding microtubule-associated protein futsch-like isoform X6 produces the protein MAATTANPAQQILGEISKGPKLQKHVEVTEKNVLPSKEAINQERTETEHRENLQKFDRNSLKKSNIAEKNPLPDLTAIQQEKTEVELRQNVENFNKGGLKHVTPCENSPVVEAKLVHNVKKFDPSQLKHTETAEKNPLPDQDAIMEEKKEQTFRKSVTEFDKSGLKHADTVEKQASLPGAKEIAEEKKDAGLKTEIKSFSRESLKQSNTEEKIVLPDVEVIQAEKKEKEFRKSIEEFNHKKLKRSHTYERNSLPTWKAISLEKQEAEFRKSLTDFDKAKLAKTTVNEKNPLPDPSAIESEKREMEYQNSIKNFKKESMKRTDVHEKNRLPSQEDINAEKKGK, from the exons ATGGCAGCCACAACAGCAAACCCAGCCCAGCAGATCTTAGGAGAAATCAGCAAAGGTCCCAAACTACAAAAACATGTAGAGGTTACAGAAAAGAATGTCCTTCCTAGCAAAGAAG CCATAAACCAGGAGAGGACCGAAACCGAACATAGAGAGAATTTGCAGAAGTTTGATCGAAACAGTCTAAAGAAATCCAATATTGCAGAAAAAAATCCCCTCCCTGACTTGACGG CCATTCAACAAGAAAAGACTGAGGTTGAACTTAGACAAAATGTAGAAAACTTCAACAAAGGAGGACTGAAGCATGTGACGCCATGCGAGAACAGCCCCGTCGTCGAGGCTAAATTGGTACACAATGTCAAAAAATTTGATCCCTCCCAGCTAAAACACACAGAGACGGCTGAGAAGAACCCACTCCCCGACCAAGATG cCATCATGGAGGAGAAGAAGGAGCAGACGTTTAGGAAATCTGTGACAGAATTTGACAAGTCTGGTCTGAAGCATGCGGATACTGTAGAGAAGCAAGCTAGCCTGCCAGGGGCCAAAG AAATTGCAGAAGAGAAAAAGGACGCAGGACTTAAGACAGAAATTAAGAGCTTTTCCCGCGAGAGTCTGAAACAATCCAACACGGAAGAAAAAATTGTTCTTCCCGACGTGGAAG TGATCCAGGCTgagaagaaagagaaagaaTTCAGGAAGTCCATCGAGGAATTCAATCATAAGAAACTCAAACGATCTCACACATATGAGAGAAATAGTTTGCCTACTTGGAAGG CCATAAGCTTGGAGAAACAGGAAGCAGAATTCAGAAAGTCGCTAACTGACTTTGACAAAGCCAAGCTTGCGAAAACTACAGTTAATGAGAAGAACCCTCTCCCCGACCCATCTG CAATTGAATCAGAGAAGAGAGAAATGGAGTATCAAAACTCaatcaaaaatttcaaaaaggaAAGTATGAAACGGACAGATGTTCATGAGAAAAACCGACTACCCTCCCAAGAAG ATATCAATGCAGAAAAGAAGGGAAAGTAA
- the LOC138327731 gene encoding microtubule-associated protein futsch-like isoform X2, which produces MAATTANPAQQILGEISKGPKLQKHVEVTEKNVLPSKEDVKVEKSHREFLTTVESFDAGQLSPTKTRERIILPDSLMLKEEKARHIHLVSISGFPRTDLKQTLLNEKSTLPDVSTINQERTETEHRENLQKFDRNSLKKSNIAEKNPLPDLTAIQQEKTEVELRQNVENFNKGGLKHVTPCENSPVVEAKLVHNVKKFDPSQLKHTETAEKNPLPDQDAIMEEKKEQTFRKSVTEFDKSGLKHADTVEKQASLPGAKEIAEEKKDAGLKTEIKSFSRESLKQSNTEEKIVLPDVEAISLEKQEAEFRKSLTDFDKAKLAKTTVNEKNPLPDPSAIESEKREMEYQNSIKNFKKESMKRTDVHEKNRLPSQEDINAEKKGK; this is translated from the exons ATGGCAGCCACAACAGCAAACCCAGCCCAGCAGATCTTAGGAGAAATCAGCAAAGGTCCCAAACTACAAAAACATGTAGAGGTTACAGAAAAGAATGTCCTTCCTAGCAAAGAAG ATGTAAAGGTAGAGAAAAGTCACCGAGAATTCCTGACAACCGTGGAGAGCTTCGACGCTGGTCAGCTCTCGCCTACAAAAACAAGGGAGAGAATCATTCTACCGGACAGTCTGA TGTTAAAGGAGGAGAAGGCTCGCCACATCCACCTGGTCAGCATCTCTGGCTTCCCAAGAACAGACCTCAAACAGACCCTCCTCAACGAGAAGTCCACCCTACCCGACGTCTCTA CCATAAACCAGGAGAGGACCGAAACCGAACATAGAGAGAATTTGCAGAAGTTTGATCGAAACAGTCTAAAGAAATCCAATATTGCAGAAAAAAATCCCCTCCCTGACTTGACGG CCATTCAACAAGAAAAGACTGAGGTTGAACTTAGACAAAATGTAGAAAACTTCAACAAAGGAGGACTGAAGCATGTGACGCCATGCGAGAACAGCCCCGTCGTCGAGGCTAAATTGGTACACAATGTCAAAAAATTTGATCCCTCCCAGCTAAAACACACAGAGACGGCTGAGAAGAACCCACTCCCCGACCAAGATG cCATCATGGAGGAGAAGAAGGAGCAGACGTTTAGGAAATCTGTGACAGAATTTGACAAGTCTGGTCTGAAGCATGCGGATACTGTAGAGAAGCAAGCTAGCCTGCCAGGGGCCAAAG AAATTGCAGAAGAGAAAAAGGACGCAGGACTTAAGACAGAAATTAAGAGCTTTTCCCGCGAGAGTCTGAAACAATCCAACACGGAAGAAAAAATTGTTCTTCCCGACGTGGAAG CCATAAGCTTGGAGAAACAGGAAGCAGAATTCAGAAAGTCGCTAACTGACTTTGACAAAGCCAAGCTTGCGAAAACTACAGTTAATGAGAAGAACCCTCTCCCCGACCCATCTG CAATTGAATCAGAGAAGAGAGAAATGGAGTATCAAAACTCaatcaaaaatttcaaaaaggaAAGTATGAAACGGACAGATGTTCATGAGAAAAACCGACTACCCTCCCAAGAAG ATATCAATGCAGAAAAGAAGGGAAAGTAA
- the LOC138327731 gene encoding microtubule-associated protein futsch-like isoform X3, protein MAATTANPAQQILGEISKGPKLQKHVEVTEKNVLPSKEVLKEEKARHIHLVSISGFPRTDLKQTLLNEKSTLPDVSTINQERTETEHRENLQKFDRNSLKKSNIAEKNPLPDLTAIQQEKTEVELRQNVENFNKGGLKHVTPCENSPVVEAKLVHNVKKFDPSQLKHTETAEKNPLPDQDAIMEEKKEQTFRKSVTEFDKSGLKHADTVEKQASLPGAKEIAEEKKDAGLKTEIKSFSRESLKQSNTEEKIVLPDVEVIQAEKKEKEFRKSIEEFNHKKLKRSHTYERNSLPTWKAISLEKQEAEFRKSLTDFDKAKLAKTTVNEKNPLPDPSAIESEKREMEYQNSIKNFKKESMKRTDVHEKNRLPSQEDINAEKKGK, encoded by the exons ATGGCAGCCACAACAGCAAACCCAGCCCAGCAGATCTTAGGAGAAATCAGCAAAGGTCCCAAACTACAAAAACATGTAGAGGTTACAGAAAAGAATGTCCTTCCTAGCAAAGAAG TGTTAAAGGAGGAGAAGGCTCGCCACATCCACCTGGTCAGCATCTCTGGCTTCCCAAGAACAGACCTCAAACAGACCCTCCTCAACGAGAAGTCCACCCTACCCGACGTCTCTA CCATAAACCAGGAGAGGACCGAAACCGAACATAGAGAGAATTTGCAGAAGTTTGATCGAAACAGTCTAAAGAAATCCAATATTGCAGAAAAAAATCCCCTCCCTGACTTGACGG CCATTCAACAAGAAAAGACTGAGGTTGAACTTAGACAAAATGTAGAAAACTTCAACAAAGGAGGACTGAAGCATGTGACGCCATGCGAGAACAGCCCCGTCGTCGAGGCTAAATTGGTACACAATGTCAAAAAATTTGATCCCTCCCAGCTAAAACACACAGAGACGGCTGAGAAGAACCCACTCCCCGACCAAGATG cCATCATGGAGGAGAAGAAGGAGCAGACGTTTAGGAAATCTGTGACAGAATTTGACAAGTCTGGTCTGAAGCATGCGGATACTGTAGAGAAGCAAGCTAGCCTGCCAGGGGCCAAAG AAATTGCAGAAGAGAAAAAGGACGCAGGACTTAAGACAGAAATTAAGAGCTTTTCCCGCGAGAGTCTGAAACAATCCAACACGGAAGAAAAAATTGTTCTTCCCGACGTGGAAG TGATCCAGGCTgagaagaaagagaaagaaTTCAGGAAGTCCATCGAGGAATTCAATCATAAGAAACTCAAACGATCTCACACATATGAGAGAAATAGTTTGCCTACTTGGAAGG CCATAAGCTTGGAGAAACAGGAAGCAGAATTCAGAAAGTCGCTAACTGACTTTGACAAAGCCAAGCTTGCGAAAACTACAGTTAATGAGAAGAACCCTCTCCCCGACCCATCTG CAATTGAATCAGAGAAGAGAGAAATGGAGTATCAAAACTCaatcaaaaatttcaaaaaggaAAGTATGAAACGGACAGATGTTCATGAGAAAAACCGACTACCCTCCCAAGAAG ATATCAATGCAGAAAAGAAGGGAAAGTAA
- the LOC138327731 gene encoding triadin-like isoform X4 has protein sequence MAATTANPAQQILGEISKGPKLQKHVEVTEKNVLPSKEDVKVEKSHREFLTTVESFDAGQLSPTKTRERIILPDSLTINQERTETEHRENLQKFDRNSLKKSNIAEKNPLPDLTAIQQEKTEVELRQNVENFNKGGLKHVTPCENSPVVEAKLVHNVKKFDPSQLKHTETAEKNPLPDQDAIMEEKKEQTFRKSVTEFDKSGLKHADTVEKQASLPGAKEIAEEKKDAGLKTEIKSFSRESLKQSNTEEKIVLPDVEVIQAEKKEKEFRKSIEEFNHKKLKRSHTYERNSLPTWKAISLEKQEAEFRKSLTDFDKAKLAKTTVNEKNPLPDPSAIESEKREMEYQNSIKNFKKESMKRTDVHEKNRLPSQEDINAEKKGK, from the exons ATGGCAGCCACAACAGCAAACCCAGCCCAGCAGATCTTAGGAGAAATCAGCAAAGGTCCCAAACTACAAAAACATGTAGAGGTTACAGAAAAGAATGTCCTTCCTAGCAAAGAAG ATGTAAAGGTAGAGAAAAGTCACCGAGAATTCCTGACAACCGTGGAGAGCTTCGACGCTGGTCAGCTCTCGCCTACAAAAACAAGGGAGAGAATCATTCTACCGGACAGTCTGA CCATAAACCAGGAGAGGACCGAAACCGAACATAGAGAGAATTTGCAGAAGTTTGATCGAAACAGTCTAAAGAAATCCAATATTGCAGAAAAAAATCCCCTCCCTGACTTGACGG CCATTCAACAAGAAAAGACTGAGGTTGAACTTAGACAAAATGTAGAAAACTTCAACAAAGGAGGACTGAAGCATGTGACGCCATGCGAGAACAGCCCCGTCGTCGAGGCTAAATTGGTACACAATGTCAAAAAATTTGATCCCTCCCAGCTAAAACACACAGAGACGGCTGAGAAGAACCCACTCCCCGACCAAGATG cCATCATGGAGGAGAAGAAGGAGCAGACGTTTAGGAAATCTGTGACAGAATTTGACAAGTCTGGTCTGAAGCATGCGGATACTGTAGAGAAGCAAGCTAGCCTGCCAGGGGCCAAAG AAATTGCAGAAGAGAAAAAGGACGCAGGACTTAAGACAGAAATTAAGAGCTTTTCCCGCGAGAGTCTGAAACAATCCAACACGGAAGAAAAAATTGTTCTTCCCGACGTGGAAG TGATCCAGGCTgagaagaaagagaaagaaTTCAGGAAGTCCATCGAGGAATTCAATCATAAGAAACTCAAACGATCTCACACATATGAGAGAAATAGTTTGCCTACTTGGAAGG CCATAAGCTTGGAGAAACAGGAAGCAGAATTCAGAAAGTCGCTAACTGACTTTGACAAAGCCAAGCTTGCGAAAACTACAGTTAATGAGAAGAACCCTCTCCCCGACCCATCTG CAATTGAATCAGAGAAGAGAGAAATGGAGTATCAAAACTCaatcaaaaatttcaaaaaggaAAGTATGAAACGGACAGATGTTCATGAGAAAAACCGACTACCCTCCCAAGAAG ATATCAATGCAGAAAAGAAGGGAAAGTAA
- the LOC138327731 gene encoding microtubule-associated protein futsch-like isoform X5, with translation MAATTANPAQQILGEISKGPKLQKHVEVTEKNVLPSKEVLKEEKARHIHLVSISGFPRTDLKQTLLNEKSTLPDVSTINQERTETEHRENLQKFDRNSLKKSNIAEKNPLPDLTAIQQEKTEVELRQNVENFNKGGLKHVTPCENSPVVEAKLVHNVKKFDPSQLKHTETAEKNPLPDQDAIMEEKKEQTFRKSVTEFDKSGLKHADTVEKQASLPGAKEIAEEKKDAGLKTEIKSFSRESLKQSNTEEKIVLPDVEAISLEKQEAEFRKSLTDFDKAKLAKTTVNEKNPLPDPSAIESEKREMEYQNSIKNFKKESMKRTDVHEKNRLPSQEDINAEKKGK, from the exons ATGGCAGCCACAACAGCAAACCCAGCCCAGCAGATCTTAGGAGAAATCAGCAAAGGTCCCAAACTACAAAAACATGTAGAGGTTACAGAAAAGAATGTCCTTCCTAGCAAAGAAG TGTTAAAGGAGGAGAAGGCTCGCCACATCCACCTGGTCAGCATCTCTGGCTTCCCAAGAACAGACCTCAAACAGACCCTCCTCAACGAGAAGTCCACCCTACCCGACGTCTCTA CCATAAACCAGGAGAGGACCGAAACCGAACATAGAGAGAATTTGCAGAAGTTTGATCGAAACAGTCTAAAGAAATCCAATATTGCAGAAAAAAATCCCCTCCCTGACTTGACGG CCATTCAACAAGAAAAGACTGAGGTTGAACTTAGACAAAATGTAGAAAACTTCAACAAAGGAGGACTGAAGCATGTGACGCCATGCGAGAACAGCCCCGTCGTCGAGGCTAAATTGGTACACAATGTCAAAAAATTTGATCCCTCCCAGCTAAAACACACAGAGACGGCTGAGAAGAACCCACTCCCCGACCAAGATG cCATCATGGAGGAGAAGAAGGAGCAGACGTTTAGGAAATCTGTGACAGAATTTGACAAGTCTGGTCTGAAGCATGCGGATACTGTAGAGAAGCAAGCTAGCCTGCCAGGGGCCAAAG AAATTGCAGAAGAGAAAAAGGACGCAGGACTTAAGACAGAAATTAAGAGCTTTTCCCGCGAGAGTCTGAAACAATCCAACACGGAAGAAAAAATTGTTCTTCCCGACGTGGAAG CCATAAGCTTGGAGAAACAGGAAGCAGAATTCAGAAAGTCGCTAACTGACTTTGACAAAGCCAAGCTTGCGAAAACTACAGTTAATGAGAAGAACCCTCTCCCCGACCCATCTG CAATTGAATCAGAGAAGAGAGAAATGGAGTATCAAAACTCaatcaaaaatttcaaaaaggaAAGTATGAAACGGACAGATGTTCATGAGAAAAACCGACTACCCTCCCAAGAAG ATATCAATGCAGAAAAGAAGGGAAAGTAA